The following nucleotide sequence is from Pungitius pungitius chromosome 6, fPunPun2.1, whole genome shotgun sequence.
TACTCCAGCACAGCCGCCAGGTAGACGGGGGCTCCTGCGCCAACACGCTGCGCATAGTTGCCTTTGCGCAGATGTCTGTGAACACGACCAACTGGGAACTGGAGTCCGGCACGAGAAGAGCGGGTCTTGGCCTTCGCTCTGGCTTTGCCACCGGTTTTGCCTCTGCCGCTCATTGTTGATGATTACAAAGAAGGAAGTGCCGCTCATCGAGCCAAACCCTCCTTTATATGTCAGCGGAGCGGGCGGGACGGTTCCAGACATGCGGACCAACCAGAGAAGAGCGTCCAGGCACGAGCACACAGGGCGCCACTCCGAGTTTTGGCGGacagtttgaaatcattttccaCCAATGAGCAGAAGAAACTCGCTTGTGGAGTCGGGGCTGAGCTCCAGGAGGAGTCCTCCACCAATCAGGGCCCGCAGATCTGAATGCGTCAACGGTCCACAGCCGGTCCACACTTTAAGAGCTGCGTGTCTCCTCTTAAAATACACTTCTCATATCTAGAGCTAGACGAGTCGATCATGGCACGAACCAAGCAGACCGCCCGTAAGTCCACCGGAGGCAAAGCCCCCAGGAAGCAGCTGGCCACCAAGGCTGCCCGTAAGAGCGCCCCGGCCACCGGCGGCGTGAAGAAACCTCACCGTTACAGGCCCGGTACCGTGGCTCTGAGAGAGATCCGTCGCTACCAGAAATCCACGGAGCTGCTGATCCGCAAGCTGCCCTTCCAGCGTCTGGTGAGGGAAATCGCTCAGGACTTCAAAACCGATCTGCGCTTCCAGAGCTCTGCTGTTATGGCTCTGCAAGAGTCCAGCGAGGCTTACTTGGTGGGTCTGTTCGAGGACACCAACCTGTGCGCCATCCACGCCAAGAGGGTCACCATCATGCCCAAAGACATCCAGCTGGCCCGTCGCATCCGCGGAGAGCGAGCTTAAACCTTTTGATTCTCCTCACACAAcaacggctcttttaagagccaccacACTTTGTCAAAAGAACTTGATTCATTTTGTGGCTCTCAGTCTGCATAAAGAAAGCAGATAAATGAAGAATGACTAATAGTTCTGAATTGACATTCTAGTCATTCTAAAAAGTTTATTTCCAAAGAATTGTTAATGGAGCTTCCACAGAATATATATGATTGAACCATTAGATCTTCTGATACGAACACCAAACACTTGGCTAGTGAGTTATAAATCTACCCTAATGGGGATATCAGAACCGTGGTTTTTTATGCAGTGATGCTTGTGGTAATAATTTGCAGAAGTACgggaatacattttgttttaatataaactGATGCCGCAGATCATGTGTGGTAGAAGCACAACTTTGCtgttttatatgaataaatgaatgaactggtctgTTTGCAGCACAGTGTTTGTAAGagcccaaagtgtgtgtgttgtttaattGGACCTCCTTATGTTGAGGACGTATTGTAATTGGAAATATGTTGACGTGACGCACCATTTACCGCGTCATGTTTTACCAACAGGTGATTCCCGATAGGAGCTGATTAGGCACTTGTGCAGTTTTTCTACCATGTGacggaatgttttattttgtgtatttaataaACTTTATTTAATGCGTCAATCTGAACAAACGTAAGATCTCTTGTCATTCGcgtcaaaaaaacaaattaaatgcgCCCGCAGCTCAATAGCGGCTTAGAAATGCATGTCTGTCAAAGGAACGCCGCTATAGTGTTTATTCATGTGTTAGAATCTCACACTATCAACAGGTATCTAAGTATTAAAAATGTTCAGAGGTTATAATAAAAAGCACTTCAGTGGGCCATGATTGTTTTTTTGCCCATTATGTTGGTGTAAAACCTTCATTGATGTTAAAtgtggggcctttatcatattcaaaaagttgttaaatttggaatggatatctggactggtTGAAAGTCTTTTGGTCTCACATTAGCGTATAAATAATTGTCTCTATTGcaccctctagaaatttaaaaaagaccacactaggccagtttccgcccccgatgtccaatcaacttgaaagttggcacaaaGGTGctcttcggcatgctctacaaaaagtcattcatggtatgcaaatgcacctaactagatgttccgccattttgaaattagtgaaaaaacacattcttgGGATTTTCTCCTAAACGCTAAGTTTGATTGTCATGAAACCTTTGGTGGATGGTTATTgcttcaatgtgcccttgatatatcagaaatgtactgataactcattgttttgatgaaatatgGGCTtattaactttgcaaggggtgtggcttaatctgtcagatttttaacttccaaatgacttggcctgccctcaccgaCATAGCATGTGAAACCATTGAAGCCCTGAGCACACCCACATTtcttcataatttttgaagaatagagggcgctgtaattaatgttagaaaatctgcctttttggcctgttttttgcctattttcataatttcttgcaactgtaaaagaccaaactcctcccagggattaaacccgattcttttcaaatacaCGCAGTGTGTTCTTGAGACCTTGGCTTCTAATAGTcgcattttgccagaagaaatattaaactatatgCATAGGGGGCAATTTTGAAGTTGAATTACACACCTTCTATTTATAACCTGAAAATGATTTTAACGGAAACCGTACAGCTCATGAaaggtattttgagaggctttcattttggaatggtagatcAGAATGCCCTGGTTATGTGTTGACAGAACAGGTCTAAGAACATGATAATGTTAAAGATAATGTTTGCAAGGAGTGCAAGGAGAAGAGTGGACCTGTCCATTTTTTATGGGTTtctaacatttataaaaatggaACAGTAATTACGTGAATTAATCATTTCTCAATTTAGAATGTGGAGCGTTATTCatattttgttgaattaaaatattttagtactGGTGACGGATAGGCCAAACTGTTGACTGAGCAATATTTTGATTCTTGTGTTTGTGGGTGATCATCTGATGGACAAGTAACGCTTATCATGTCTTTAGAAGATCATGCTGgctcaaaatcaaaaatgtttgaacttgcaattttataattcaataaaatacagcaaatcaaaaaaacatttgaccacATTAGTGTTCATGCAGTAAATCTGTCTGGAACCAGTTAATTCTCCCATAAAATCAAAGGCTGCATCACTCAACTTATTACTTACTCAATCGTtttgaaaaaatagaaataaaaaggaaaaactctTTAAGGATGAAatgtgtggctcttaaaagagccttttTTTAGAGGTGTTGTTTCTTCAGACTGATCTCAGATCACTTCTTCTTGGGTGCTGCTTTTTTGGCTTTGGGCTTAGCAGCCTTCTTCACGGGAGCTTTCTTGGCTGCGGGGGCCTTTTTCACCACCTTCTTGGGGCTCTTGGCCACCTTCTTGGAGGTCTTTGCTACCTTCTTGGGGCTCTTGGCCACCTTCCTGGGGCTCTTGGCCACCTTCTTGGCCGCGGTGGGTTTCGTGGCCTTCTTCGGTGACTTCTTAGCGGCTACAACTTTcttcactgctgctgctttgggcTTTTTGGCCGCTACGGGTTTCTTCGCTGCGGGCTTCTTGGCTTTAGGAGCGGCTTTCTTTGCCGGTTTGTCGGCGGTCGTCTTGCTCATCTTGAAGGAGCCAGAGGCCCCGATCCCCTTGATCTGCAACAGAGTCCCCTTGGCCACCAGGCTCTTGATGGCGGTCTTGACGCGGGCCTTGTTCTTGTCCACATCGTATCCTCCGGCGGTCAGAGCCTTTTTGACGGCGGCAGCAGACACGCCGCTCCGCTCCTTGGATGCGGCCACAGTTTTCACGATGAGGTCAGAGACGCTGGGACCGACTTTCTTGGGCTTGGACACCTTCTTCTTGGCTGCTTTcggcgcggcggcggctggTGCTGGAGCTTCTTCTGCCATTTTGTCCCGCTGTTGTAAGTTTGTATCGTCAAAGACTCGAGAGTTTGAGACTGATAAGAGCTCAAAGCAGCGGACTGCACTTAAACACATCATGAGAACCATGGAGACTCAACCCAGCCCGTAGCTTCTCTTGCAGTCTGAAAGTCGAGtcacttgtgttttctcttcactgATTTAAGCCTTTAAACTAAATGTGCATCAAGTTGTGAaggctgaaggtggaggagcagatagCGGACAAGTTTATCTTCATATTCAGGTCATGTTGAGCTCTGATGatccatgtgttttgtttgaggaGCCTCCAAACCTCACCTACTCAGCGCCGTGGACAGTACTTATCAGAGGCTTTTCACACTCATTTCTCtcctaaaagtatttaaaatgcaTCATATCTCCATCACAAGTTGTTTCGCATGTGATCCACTTGTTTGTTCAAGGTCTCAATGTAAAAACAACCATTAGAtgttcatcattttttattaaactgtATTATTCTCGgagcagcaaacacactgatgaTGGTGCAGGTTCATGGTGTAGTCATACAGACATCCTATCACAGCTTCCCACTGTGGGCATGTCTTCTACTTAGAACAAGTTATATTATACATTGTTTAACTTTTATTAATCATCATACTGAAAAACATATGTTGCCGTTTTTAGGTAAACAAGATGGAAAATTCCCTTTTGAGTGTCGGTAATATTAGTCAGTGTTTATGTAAAAACGAAGGGTAGCAGAAGCAGCTCGGTGTCATCTTTGTCACAATAAATCATGGGGCATTTCTTTGTTGTTACATAAAAGATCCATGAAACATATACTCTCCCATCTGTTAATCAAAGATGGGGAGCTGACATCTCATGTTCTCAGCAGGGTTTCTGTTCTGTATTTTAAGAACttcctatggaagtaaatcggtgtcatcgggttttgaaagataAACGTGATTGAATTTTACTATATATTGAAtatactgaatatttatgcattgaaattatgtatctgaatgttctTCAACGTTAAAGTATTGCACAACTTCAGCTTGTCGgcaccggattgtagccatgtccaattataacggggctttaactcttcttgcTTCATCAGTgtggccacgtatgaagaaatacataaaagaacataatgttcaccctgaaccaaaacgtttggtCTGACGATCTGACGATATATATTtaagtatacaaatcagcagaCCATACAAGTCTTGTTGCCCGACGGAGTAGTGCAGCTGCTCTACAACACAAAtcatgtaaccttagttccctgaagggaatgaGACGTGAAGACggtgtgggaacgcccctgcgtaaCCGCgccatgaagcacgtgtgaaatctaaccaatggcgagctggtacgtcataggcaggcgacgccaggaccaggcgTCTGCCCCCTGATTTAGGTACCCTGGGATATAAACCGCTCACAATGAGGAGAGTTTCCCAAGAGACCACCATATGGttagagcccgcaggcaacgccgagcgaccttgatcagacggcgctggtttgaGCCAACATGGTAACGGTCTAAAGTGcaacaggccgcaagggatcacgttggatgccgctgccagccgACCTAACAGTCTATGAGACTGTTTCAATGAGTGgctggcctgcttgactgcagagaggatcgaagctactcgagcgggagacagatgtgcccgcgtCGAATCCCagatcacgcccaggaaggtggtccctTGCAATGGGGACAGTACTctcttcctggcgttgagtctcagccccagacggttgatgtgggcgagcacaacatctcgatgttgggccgccagccgctcggatggcgctaaaatcaaccagtcgtcgatgTAGTTAAAGGTGCGGATGCCCTGGAAACCGGAAACCGGCG
It contains:
- the LOC119195875 gene encoding histone H3; amino-acid sequence: MARTKQTARKSTGGKAPRKQLATKAARKSAPATGGVKKPHRYRPGTVALREIRRYQKSTELLIRKLPFQRLVREIAQDFKTDLRFQSSAVMALQESSEAYLVGLFEDTNLCAIHAKRVTIMPKDIQLARRIRGERA
- the LOC119195866 gene encoding histone H1-like, with product MAEEAPAPAAAAPKAAKKKVSKPKKVGPSVSDLIVKTVAASKERSGVSAAAVKKALTAGGYDVDKNKARVKTAIKSLVAKGTLLQIKGIGASGSFKMSKTTADKPAKKAAPKAKKPAAKKPVAAKKPKAAAVKKVVAAKKSPKKATKPTAAKKVAKSPRKVAKSPKKVAKTSKKVAKSPKKVVKKAPAAKKAPVKKAAKPKAKKAAPKKK